The genomic window CGCTTTCTTATTGAAAGCAGAAACCTTCGGAGACGCCTTATGGTGCAGGAGACGGCTGACTCCTTTGAATCAAGCGGGTTATAAGAATGAGACGCTTTCACATTGATATGCGGCCCCTGCCCCTGCTGTTTCTCCGGGAATACCGTAATGCCCTCGTCCTTGCTCTTCTCACGGCGCTTTTCCTTGTCTTTATCCACGGGGACTCACCCGATCCTGCCCTGTCCACTGAAGCCTATCGGGCAATGGTAATATTTGTCCTTGCGGTTATTCTCTGGGTAAGCAATCTCCTCCCCTTAGCCATAACATCCCTGTTGGTGTTGGGCCTGCTGGCCCATTTTGAAGTGATGGCCGCCCGCCAGGTATACTCCTTTTTCGGCAACAGCGCCCTCTTTTTTATCCTTGGCGCCTTTATCATTTCTGCGGCAGTTCAGGCATCCGGATTGAGCAAACGTATTGCCGTTACAGTGCTCAGAGCATGCGGGAAAGAAAAATACTCCCTCATCTGCGGTGTATTTTTTCTCTCTGCCGGTCTTTCACATATTATGCCGGAACATGCCGTGGCAGCACTTATGTACCCAATTCTGCGGGATATCCTTCCCCTTGTTGAAACAGAAAAAAAGAGCGGCCCCTTTCAGGAGTACCTTTTTTTCTCCATGGCATGGGGGTGTATTATCGGCGGAGTGGTCACATTTCTCGGGGGTGCACGAAATCCTTTGGCCATCGGAATCCTTCAGGAAATGAGTGCCGCAGATATATCCATGGGGCGATGGATCATTGCCGCTGCTCCGCCCATGTATATTTTGGGAGCCCTGGTACTGCTGTTTTTTCGCCTTACCCTGAAAGATGATGCCCACAGTTCCATACATATTGCAGCATTACCGCCCCTGCCAAAGATACATTTTCGAGAGATAAAAGCCGGAGTTATTCTTTCAGTTACCATAGCCCTGTGGGTATTTGGAAATGCCCGCTTCGGCATTGCAAATATTGCCCTTATCAGTGC from Chitinivibrio alkaliphilus ACht1 includes these protein-coding regions:
- a CDS encoding SLC13 family permease; translated protein: MRRFHIDMRPLPLLFLREYRNALVLALLTALFLVFIHGDSPDPALSTEAYRAMVIFVLAVILWVSNLLPLAITSLLVLGLLAHFEVMAARQVYSFFGNSALFFILGAFIISAAVQASGLSKRIAVTVLRACGKEKYSLICGVFFLSAGLSHIMPEHAVAALMYPILRDILPLVETEKKSGPFQEYLFFSMAWGCIIGGVVTFLGGARNPLAIGILQEMSAADISMGRWIIAAAPPMYILGALVLLFFRLTLKDDAHSSIHIAALPPLPKIHFREIKAGVILSVTIALWVFGNARFGIANIALISASLFFVLNVLSWEEAKNEINWGIILMYGGAIALGTSLDRLGVLELMVDTHLSTLQLSPLLFIGAIAAISIILTDFVSNAAVIVILLPAAIRMAPGAGISPELATLSIAIPSGLAFMLPMSTPAMAIIYGSGKVNPARTLRYGLVLNTISWIFCVSAATWYWPRLGI